GACACAGCGCCTCGAAGCGATCTTCGACCGCCTCCGCGGAGCCGGGCGTCTCTCCGAGGAGAACATCCACGAGGCGCTCCGGGAGGTGCGGGTCGCCCTGCTCGAGGCGGACGTCAACTTCCGCGTGGCCAAGTCGTTCGTCGAGCGGGTCCGCGAGCAGGCCGTGGGCCAGGAGGTGCTGCGCAGCCTGACCCCGGGCCAGCAGGTGATCAAGGTCGTGCACGCGGAGCTGGTCCTCCTCCTGGGAGAGGCCACGCATCGGCTGAGCATGGCCCCGCGCCCGCCGACCGTGATGATGGTCCTGGGCCTTCAGGGCTCCGGCAAGACGACGACGGTGGCGAAGCTCGGGCGGCACTACCAGCGGGAGGGCTTCCGCCCGCTGCTGGTGGCCGCCGACGTGTATCGGCCGGCCGCGATCGAGCAGCTTCGGGTCCTCGGACGGGAGCTCGGCCTGCCCGTGCACGGGGCCGAGGGGCAACAGCCGGTCGTGCTCTGCCGGGAGGCCCTCGAGCTGGCCGCCGGCCAGGGGCTCAACCCGGTGCTGCTCGACACCGCGGGACGCCTCCACATCGACGAGGGCATGGTCGAGGAGCTCCGGGTGCTGCGCCGGGAGGTCAAGCCGCACCACGCGCTGCTGGTGGTCGACGCCATGACCGGCCAGGACGCGGTGACGATGGCGGCGCGGTTCAACGCCGAGGTGGGCTACGACGGCGTGATCCTCACCAAGCTCGACGGCGACGCCCGGGGCGGCGCCGCTTTGTCGATCCGGTCCGTCACCGGCAAGCCGATCGTGTTCTGCGGCGTCGGCGAGCGGGTGGACGCGCTGGAGCCGTTCCACCCGGAGCGGATGGCCTCCCGCATCCTGGGCATGGGGGATGTCCTCTCCCTCGTCGAGAAGGCGCAGGCGACGGTCGACGCCGCCAAGGCTGAAGACCTGGCCCGGAAGATCCGCGAGGACAGCTTCACGCTCGAGGACTTCGCCGATCAGCTCCGGCAGCTTCAGAAGATGGGGCCGCTCGGCGAGCTCATGGACATGGTGCCCTTCTTCAAGGGCGTCAAGCTCGAGGCGGGGGAGATCGACGCCGAGAGCCGGCAGCTCCGGAAGTTCGAGGCCATCATCAACTCGATGACGCCCGAGGAGCGGCGGGCGCCGGCGATCGTCAACGGCGACCGGCGGACGCGGATCGCGCGGGGAAGCGGAACGACCGTGCAGGACGTGAATCGGCTACTCAAGCAATTCGCGCAGATGCGGAAGATGATGAAGGGGCTCAAGGGGATGCACGGGCGGGCCGGCCTCAAGCAGCTGCGGCGGGCCCTTCCGTTCCTCGAGTCGTAAGAAGGAGGGACACGGTCGATGGCGGCTCGAATTCGGCTACGACGGACCGGCACGACGAAGCGGCCGGCCTACCGCGTGGTGGTGGCGGACAACCGCACGCCCCGCGATGGCCGCTTCATCGAGTTGATCGGCTACTACAATCCGCTGGCCAATCCGCCGGTGATTCGGATCGACGCGGAGAAGGCGGCAGCGTGGCTCAAGAAGGGGGCGCTCCCCTCCAACACCGTGCGCCATCTGCTGGCCCGGGCG
This Candidatus Methylomirabilota bacterium DNA region includes the following protein-coding sequences:
- the ffh gene encoding signal recognition particle protein, translating into MFEALTQRLEAIFDRLRGAGRLSEENIHEALREVRVALLEADVNFRVAKSFVERVREQAVGQEVLRSLTPGQQVIKVVHAELVLLLGEATHRLSMAPRPPTVMMVLGLQGSGKTTTVAKLGRHYQREGFRPLLVAADVYRPAAIEQLRVLGRELGLPVHGAEGQQPVVLCREALELAAGQGLNPVLLDTAGRLHIDEGMVEELRVLRREVKPHHALLVVDAMTGQDAVTMAARFNAEVGYDGVILTKLDGDARGGAALSIRSVTGKPIVFCGVGERVDALEPFHPERMASRILGMGDVLSLVEKAQATVDAAKAEDLARKIREDSFTLEDFADQLRQLQKMGPLGELMDMVPFFKGVKLEAGEIDAESRQLRKFEAIINSMTPEERRAPAIVNGDRRTRIARGSGTTVQDVNRLLKQFAQMRKMMKGLKGMHGRAGLKQLRRALPFLES
- the rpsP gene encoding 30S ribosomal protein S16; this translates as MAARIRLRRTGTTKRPAYRVVVADNRTPRDGRFIELIGYYNPLANPPVIRIDAEKAAAWLKKGALPSNTVRHLLARAGVRAG